The genomic segment gacccatcgTCAGGAGAGTCCATTGCAACTCAGCACCCTCAGTTGCTCCCCTAGAGCCAGCATATCAAAACTGTCTATTAGCTAGGAGACAGTTAAAATGTGaggcgggctgcccaggcatccatatTTAAATCCCTGCTCTGGCGTCATTCTGTATGAGACATCCTGGAGCGATCCAActgttatcaatttttttttttttcagaaaaggatattttttttattcaagtaactGCAAATAGGAAACCAAGATGGGGGGGCCCCAGGCTGGGNNNNNNNNNNNNNNNNNNNNNNNNNNNNNNNNNNNNNNNNNNNNNNNNNNNNNNNNNNNNNNNNNNNNNNNNNNNNNNNNNNNNNNNNNNNNNNNNNNNNNNNNNNNNNNNNNNNNNNNNNNNNNNNNNNNNNNNNNNNNNNNNNNNNNNNNNNNNNNNNNNNNNNNNNNNNNNNNNNNNNNNNNNNNNNNNNNNNNNNNNNNNNNNNNNNNNNNNNNNNNNNNNNNNNNNNNNNNNNNNNNNNNNNNNNNNNNNNNNNNNNNNNNNNNNNNNNNNNNNNNNNNNNNNNNNNNNNNNNNNNNNNNNNNNNNNNNNNNNNNNNNNNNNNNNNNNNNNNNNNNNNNNNNNNNNNNNNNNNNNNNNNNNNNNNNNNNNNNNNNNNNNNNNNNNNNNNNNNNNNNNNNNNNNNNNNNNNNNNNNNNNNNNNNNNNNNNNNNNNNNNNNNNNNNNNNNNNNNNNNNNNNNNNNNNNNNNNNNNNNNNNNNNNNNNNNNNNNNNNNNNNNNNNNNNNNNNNNNNNNNNNNNNNNNNNNNNNNNNNNNNNNNNNNNNNNNNNNNNNNNNNNNNNNNNNNNNNNNNNNNNNNNNNNNNNNNNNNNNNNNNNNNNNNNNNNNNNNNNNNNNNNNNNNNNNNNNNNNNNNNNNNNNNNNNNNNNNNNNNNNNNNNNNNNNNNNNNNNNNNNNNNNNNNNNNNNNNNNNNNNNNNNNNNNNNNNNNNNNNNNNNNNNNNNNNNNNNNNNNNNNNNNNNNNNNNNNNNNNNNNNNNNNNNNNNNNNNNNNNNNNNNNNNNNNNNNNNNNNNNNNNNNNNNNNNNNNNNNNNNNNNNNNNNNNNNNNNNNNNNNNNNNNNNNNNNNNNNNNNNNNNNNNNNNNNNNNNNNNNNNNNNNNNNNNNNNNNNNNNNNNNNNNNNNNNNNNNNNNNNNNNNNNNNNNNNNNNNNNNNNNNNNNNNNNNNNNNNNNNNNNNNNNNNNNNNNNNNNNNNNNNNNNNNNNNNNNNNNNNNNNNNNNNNNNNNNNNNNNNNNNNNNNNNNNNNNNNNNNNNNNNNNNNNNNNNNNNNNNNNNNNNNNNNNNNNNNNNNNNNNNNNNNNNNNNNNNNNNNNNNNNNNNNNNNNNNNNNNNNNNNNNNNNNNNNNNNNNNNNNNNNNNNNNNNNNNNNNNNNNNNNNNNNNNNNNNNNNNNNNNNNNNNNNNNNNNNNNNNNNNNNNNNNNNNNNNNNNNNNNNNNNNNNNNNNNNNNNNNNNNNNNNNNNNNNNNNNNNNNNNNNNNNNNNNNNNNNNNNNNNNNNNNNNNNNNNNNNNNNNNNNNNNNNNNNNNNNNNNNNNNNNNNNNNNNNNNNNNNNNNNNNNNNNNNNNNNNNNNNNNNNNNNNNNNNNNNNNNNNNNNNNNNNNNNNNNNNNNNNNNNNNNNNNNNNNNNNNNNNNNNNNNNNNNNNNNNNNNNNNNNNNNNNNNNNNNNNNNNNNNNNNNNNNNNNNNNNNNNNNNNNNNNNNNNNNNNNNNNNNNNNNNNNNNNNNNNNNNNNNNNNNNNNNNNNNNNNNNNNNNNNNNNNNNNNNNNNNNNNNNNNNNNNNNNNNNNNNNNNNNNNNNNNNNNNNNNNNNNNNNNNNNNNNNNNNNNNNNNNNNNNNNNNNNNNNNNNNNNNNNNNNNNNNNNNNNNNNNNNNNNNNNNNNNNNNNNNNNNNNNNNNNNNNNNNNNNNNNNNNNNNNNNNNNNNNNNNNNNNNNNNNNNNNNNNNNNNNNNNNNNNNNNNNNNNNNNNNNNNNNNNNNNNNNNNNNNNNNNNNNNNNNNNNNNNNNNNNNNNNNNNNNNNNNNNNNNNNNNNNNNNNNNNNNNNNNNNNNNNNNNNNNNNNNNNNNNNNNNNNNNNNNNNNNNNNNNNNNNNNNNNNNNNNNNNNNNNNNNNNNNNNNNNNNNNNNNNNNNNNNNNNNNNNNNNNNNNNNNNNNNNNNNNNNNNNNNNNNNNNNNNNNNNNNNNNNNNNNNNNNNNNNNNNNNNNNNNNNNNNNNNNNNNNNNNNNNNNNNNNNNNNNNNNNNNNNNNNNNNNNNNNNNNNNNNNNNNNNNNNNNNNNNNNNNNNNNNNNNNNNNNNNNNNNNNNNNNNNNNNNNNNNNNNNNNNNNNNNNNNNNNNNNNNNNNNNNNNNNNNNNNNNNNNNNNNNNNNNNNNNNNNNNNNNNNNNNNNNNNNNNNNNNNNNNNNNNNNNNNNNNNNNNNNNNNNNNNNNNNNNNNNNNNNNNNNNNNNNNNNNNNNNNNNNNNNNNNNNNNNNNNNNNNNNNNNNNNNNNNNNNNNNNNNNNNNNNNNNNNNNNNNNNNNNNNNNNNNNNNNNNNNNNNNNNNNNNNNNNNNNNNNNNNNNNNNNNNNNNNNNNNNNNNNNNNNNNNNNNNNNNNNNNNNNNNNNNNNNNNNNNNNNNNNNNNNNNNNNNNNNNNNNNNNNNNNNNNNNNNNNNNNNNNNNNNNNNNNNNNNNNNNNNNNNNNNNNNNNNNNNNNNNNNNNNNNNNNNNNNNNNNNNNNNNNNNNNNNNNNNNNNNNNNNNNNNNNNNNNNNNNNNNNNNNNNNNNNNNNNNNNNNNNNNNNNNNNNNNNNNNNNNNNNNNNNNNNNNNNNNNNNNNNNNNNNNNNNNNNNNNNNNNNNNNNNNNNNNNNNNNNNNNNNNNNNNNNNNNNNNNNNNNNNNNNNNNNNNNNNNNNNNNNNNNNNNNNNNNNNNNNNNNNNNNNNNNNNNNNNNNNNNNNNNNNNNNNNNNNNNNNNNNNNNNNNNNNNNNNNNNNNNNNNNNNNNNNNNNNNNNNNNNNNNNNNNNNNNNNNNNNNNNNNNNNNNNNNNNNNNNNNNNNNNNNNNNNNNNNNNNNNNNNNNNNNNNNNNNNNNNNNNNNNNNNNNNNNNNNNNNNNNNNNNNNNNNNNNNNNNNNNNNNNNNNNNNNNNNNNNNNNNNNNNNNNNNNNNNNNNNNNNNNNNNNNNNNNNNNNNNNNNNNNNNNNNNNNNNNNNNNNNNNNNNNNNNNNNNNNNCCCCCCCCAAACCCAGAGCCCAGTCAGCAACGTCCCCACCACAGGGTGTGGGGACACAGCAGGGGGCAGGGTGTGGCAAGGTTGGGGGTTGGCTTTGTCTGgagctgtgtgtgcgtgtgggtgaGGGGTCGCTGGAAACCTAGACCAAAGGGAACTGCTCCCCATGCGGGCCTTGGGGTCCCGGAGCGGCTGGTGTGTTGTGTAGTGTGGCAGCGAGGGCgcaggtgggtggtggtggtgcagggtagggggggcctgggggagggggcgggggcggtgggagCGGAGCAGAGCTGTCCAGTCCCAGAAGGAAAATCGCTCCTTGGCCAAGGAGCAGGCGGCACGTCGCGGTCACTGCTCCTCCTCGGAGGACTCCTGCGAGatgccctcttcttcctccttctccagttTTTTAGGTATGCCCCTTGGTTTCCTCCCTGGGGTTGTGGTAGTTTTCCGGGTCTTGGCGGCACCCTTGTTTTTGCTCCCCTTTGGTCGGCCCCGAGGTCTCTTAGGTGTCGGCACTTCGCTGGGCTCCTTCGGAGGCTGCTTGCgcggcctgcccctcccccgcttctcAGTGCAGTCCTTTTCCTGCTTGGAGGCCAAGGGATGGCTGGACTTCGAGCTCGACTCACTCATCTTCTCGCTCCCTTCTCTCTGGAGCAGGTGGAGGAGCAATGGCTAGGATGCACGAGCTAGGCCGGCGGCCTGCGGTGCGCGCTCCGGGCTGCCGGGAGCGACAGTGCTGGGCGCTGAGGACCGGCCTGGCtctgccgctgccgccgctggTAGCAAATGCGGATCTGAAAccgggagagagagcagaggcgCTCAGAGACTGCCGCCGCCGCGTGCTCGCCGCCCAGGCCCCCGCGGGGTATTTATCTGTCACATCCAGGTGGGGGGACAAAAATATTCGCCCTCCCCCGAAGGATGGCTAGGGGCAGGAAGATAGGCACGGCCCGTGCGCggcctcaataaataaataatttaattaaatgatagatattaaaaaaaaaaaaaaaaaaagccaccggAGGGGCCGCGAACTCACGCCTTCTTGGAGCTGCGCCAGCACCAGAAATAGCCCGGGCTCGGAGTCCCAATTAGAGGAGCGCAGCCCCGGCTCAGGGGAGCTTAAAAAAAGGATGTTCTCAATTGTTGATGAGAAAAAATCCTTTTGGCTTGGAGCATATCCCAACTTTCATCCTGGTAAACCTCCATGGCCTGGAGATGCTgcccccttcaagaaagggccttaatggacagaaactccaacctgacccTAGGCCTGAACGTCGCCcagacttcagatgcacgaagTCCCGATTCATATCTGCAGAGagtgcctgccgtgccctcgccccGAAACCTACTCCTAACTTGTGATCATatacttccgtcctcacactcatTGCCCATTGGgcatccagtttgggaattctggagccacaacgcaGTACTCTGCCTGACCTCCACAAGAAAAACGTTGCCTTTGGTGCTACCCAGAAAcgccaaatgaggatcaacctgcacggtaCTCGAATCTCCCCCAATTATAAAATATACCCTGAAAACTAATGCCTGTTCTGACGCAGCCTAGGCTTGAACCTCCCGACCAACACTCAGCATGCTTGCTCTACACTGAGCACGTCGGACCCGACATGGACTTaagtcgtcatctcttcccaagctCGGTTTTCAGAATACacaacctagaccttaactccaatcactaTCCACgggtgaaagagatgaaaaaatcaTAACAActacttccccatggcaagaataCAAGTTgttggcatggagcccaacattcAGTGTAGCAGCAACAGTGTGCaccatgagtccccgcccatgccTAAGCGCCTAGAAGGCATAAACACTCATTGTGACTCTCAGCCTGAGTTCTGTCCTCATGGAAGGGCTCTCAGTGCCTGGAACTAACCATACTTCAGTTTGTCCAttagcccctccccagggctctgctttgaaatccctcttttggtgggacacctgaggtaacaaaactgaaaggactcCACCCCTCCCCAGGTTGACCCAAAAAAATTGGgtttgggccaaatccacagagaggaagactcatccactgcccatgaggcctcctcgacattccacggccattgttgacacaaaatccagagacaaaagcctgaataaatgtctcacactctttctttcttcatgtcccgaagagttctcctcacggtctgtagatcgggtctgccatacctacgtccacAAACGTAAGCCGAGTTAGTGTTTTCAGATTTCTAtccccacagtcctggcccacacaccctccaggctggggcccctggagccacacatcaggtctgATCCTGCCCACTCCGATGGAATTCAGCCCATTCACTTGACCACATGCctacaaattaggagaaacctccaaaatccctgaagccatcccaatagtgtatgCCGCCAGGGACAAACAAGGGTGtttgacaccagctgagcatctacctccactcataccgtAGTTGGATGTCACCAGAGAAGGTTATTGAACCACACAGGTCCCTAGGCCagaatcggatccattgctttggtttccaggcatctctcctcagaggcatgTTTTCAAATAGCAGCATGCGGAGGTTTCCGGAGGCACCATCAGAGCACGTCTCGTCTCCAAATGGGAAACTTGCAGGTTGGAACTGTGTCAAAATTTCTGGTTAGGATAATACACAGGGCGTGGTGCCAccaccccattccaaggtctccatggacacaaaccgacattaggacccatccgcaggagagtccatttcaactcagccttcTTGGTTGCTTGTCCAGAGCCAGCAGATAGAACCTGTCTtatcgctaggagacaattgagATACGAGGCGGTTTGCCCAGGcctccatccttagaaccctgctctggcgtTGTTCCATCTGGAACATCCTGGCCCCCACCAAAATGTCTCAAATGTCCTTCAGAAGCAATCCTTGcgttttggagcatctcacaacatCCAATGTGGGGAAACCGTGATGGCTTTCtgaagcccccaccccctttcttaaggggaaatcatggacaggaactccaacGTGAgtcaacgtctgatcctcgccctgaattgAGATGCACGACATCtcaattcagctctgcagagtgtgctggCCTTGCCCTCGCCCTTAAACCTATGTGAAGCTTCTGTTCTCCAATGTCCTTCCTCATACTCCTGGCGCCCAAGACCTCACGTTTGGCAATTCTGGACCCACAAGGCAGcgctctgccttccctccagaagaaaaaaaaaataagtttccctATTAGCTTCCCAGACACCCTACATGAGGATAGACCTACACGGCACCCTTCTGTACCCAAATTATATCGACAATCCTCgccactaatacactgtctgacagagcctgagcccggacttcctgaccaacacccagacatcttaccgcacactgagcacatcagtcccgccatggccttagctcGTCATCTATTCCCAACCTAGCttctcaggcttcagaacatagaccttaaATCCAAACCCCACCAAggggtgaatgtgatgcagaaatcagaactcctccttccccatggaaagaaaccttgtggtttgcatgctgtccaacgttcagtgtaggagaaatcAGTGttcaccatgaggccccgccatgCTTGAGTACGAAGAGGGcacaaacatgcattgtgaccctcagcgtgagtcctgtcctctagtaattcctctctgtggctggaccattagaggTCATAATGCgcttgccatgaccctaggcctcaatttttaaccaggTTTCTGTTTGTctagtcgcccctccccagggctctgctctggaaactCTCTTTTTGTGGGACAactgaggtaaaaacaaaaccaaaatgtctCCTCCCATCTCACAGAATAATCCAAAACTCTTGGGATCGGGCAAAATCCCCATAGAGgaagatttgtccatggcccatgaggccacccagACATCCAAGGCCATCAGTGACACAATATCGAGAGAAAAAATCTTGAGAAGGCATCTCACATTCACCTTTTGTTCATATCCTGAAGAACTCTCCTCTCGGTCTTTAGATCAGTACTGCAATATCTACGACCTGAAACCTAAGCTgagattgtgttttcagactactgtccccacagccctggcccacaAAACCTACAGGCACAGGTTCTTGGAGCCAAAACTGAGGACTGTAgctgggaattctgcccattccattggccacaaacctaaaaataggataaacctccaaagtgccCGGGGCCATCCCAATACTGTTGGCTGCCCAGGATAAACAAGTgtggtctgacaccagctgagcatctacctgcaCTTAGACCCGTCAACAGATATACCCAGAGGTAAATTGGAATGAGCAGGCCCCTAGatcctaatcggatccattgctttgttgtCCAGGCACCTCTCCTCataggcctggatttcaataccagcatatggctgtttcttgaggcacccatcagaacaaatctcgtctccacgtGGGAATCTTGCACGttgagctgtgtcaaagcctctggttaggagaacccttcagggacccTGTGCCACTGCCTCCTTCCAagttctccatggacacaaacccacattaggacccatccacaagagagtccatttcaactcaaccccctcagttgctcccccagagcaAACAGATATAACCTGTCGTGTCACTAGGACACAAGAGGAATGAGAGTTGGGCTGCCCAGCCAttcatccttagaaccctgctctgaatCGTTCCATATGGGaagtcctggagccaaccaacaggtctcaatcaTCCTGCAGGAGAATCTTTATCgattggagcatctcacaactcccatcatgggaaaaactccatggcctcgtgatccacccccttTTCATGAagagggccatcagggacagaaaatCCAGCTGAGCGTTCGTCGGATCCTCAAATGACTTCAGATgaacgagatctcgattcagctctgcagagcatACCTGCCATGCCCTCGCCCAGAATCCTAAGgttgcttgtgttctcagacttctgtcctcaactcctggcccacaagccctccactttggcaattccagaactacaatgcagcccTCTGACTGCCCTCTAgtagaaaaacattgccctctgaggctacacagaaaccccaaatgaggatcaaccttcTGGCCACTTGACTGTACCCCAATTCTACAGGATTccttgggcactaatgccctttctgtaACAGCCTGTGCCTGGACCTCGTGACCCTCACACAGCCAGCTGTACGAACACTGAACACATCAGACCTGCCAAacccttaggtcgtcatctctccCCAacttctgttttcaggcttcagaacctagataTTTTCTCCAATCACTGGCCTGGGTTGAACATGAGGCAGAAGTCAGAAaaccttccccatggcaagaaatcttatggttggcatgttgccCAACCATTCGtgttgttgaaaccagtgtggcccttGTGACCCTTCCATGCTTGAGGGCCGAGTTGGTCACAAATACACATTGTGACCGTCAGCGTGAGCCCAATCCCCAAGTAAagtctctcagtggctggaccaagagaCGGCATATTGAGATTTCCATGGCActaagccccaatttttaaccatagttggGGTTGTCCATTCGCCCCTACCTGTTCTCTGCTTtagaatccctcttttggtgggacacctgaggtaaccaAACTGAAAGGACTCCTCTAAGCCCACAAATTGACTCCCAAATAGGGATCGGGCTAAGAAATGGGTGTGGGCTCACAAGTTCCTTGCAAGTTCCTCCTTATTTGGAAAGTTTGGGCAACTGCGACGGGTAGATTTTCCTCAGGAGACCAGGCCCTGTGATGCGGTGTGGTTCTTGAGCCCGATCCAGGAGGCATGTGGGTGAGGGCTTTGGGATGGGAGTCTTCTAACCAAACCTCGGGTAAGGGTTAAGGGCGAGATGATGGCAGGTCACCACTGCAGGCCCTGAGGTCAGTTTTTCGGGATTTGAAATTCATGCAGCTGCGAGGAAGTAgcacagaattttctttctgaattgtGTGTCTAGGATGGCCATAGAACGGAAGGGTGGCCTCATGTAACCATGGGAGATCCTTCCTGTCTGGGGATTATACCCGTCTCCCGTGGGGGGGTTTTGAAAGGGGtatcacactgagggtcacaatgcctctTTATGCCCAGCTGCCACAACTGAGTGGGCGTGGTCTCTCATGACATGCAACTGGCTCCCACTCTGAGTGCTGGACAACCATCTCAACATGCAGTTTTCGTGCTTGGCAGAGGAGGCGTACTCTTTTGGGCTTTAGGTTCCCCCCTGGATATGACTTGATGTACATTCTGGGGATATGACCTTAATCCCCAGCTTGGTTGAGATGATTTACTCGGTCCAAAGCAGTTCCCACCTGGAGGATGTGGGGACCTCTACCTGGGTGGCTGAAGGAGATTGGGGCTCAGACTGTGTCACACAGATCATTACTGCACAGGGAGGCCCATGATATTGGTGTGCTAATGAGGGCCATGCAGGTGGATCCTCACGTGGGGTTTCAGTGCTAACGCATAGGACACTTCATCTTTCTGGTGGGTAGGCAGAAGGCTGTATcttggctccagaattcccagtATGGAGTCTTGCAGGtgaggagtgtgaggatggaagtctgaaaacactagCTCCAGTTAAGTTCAGTGCCGAGCGAATGGCAGTTCCAATGTGCAATGGCTCTATCGAGATCTCCAGCACCTGAGAAAGGACGAGTGTCGGATGTCTGCTCACGCTGGAGTTTGTATGCATGATCCAACAAATGGCAGGGTGGCCTCAAGAATCCTTGGAGTTTTTCCGAAGCTGGAggttgtgagctgctccaaacaaCAAGGTGCGCTTCTGCGGGACAAGGAAGTCTGCTTAGAGGGCTCCAGGTTCGCCCATATGTAATGATTCGACAACAGTGCTCTTTGAATGGATGCCTGAAGAGCCGTACTCGTGttaccattgcagctgaggagcCATGCAGGCTTGATCCGANNNNNNNNNNNNNNNNNNNNNNNNNNNNNNNNNNNNNNNNNNNNNNNNNNNNNNNNNNNNNNNNNNNNNNNNNNNNNNNNNNNNNNNNNNNNNNNNNNNNNNNNNNNNNNNNNNNNNNNNNNNNNNNNNNNNNNNNNNNNNNNNNNNNNNNNNNNNNNNNNNNNNNNNNNNNNNNNNNNNNNNNNNNNNNNNNNNNNNNNNNNNNNNNNNNNNNNNNNNNNNNNNNNNNNNNNNNNNNNNNNNNNNNNNNNNNNNNNNNNNNNNNNNNNNNNNNNNNNNNNNNNNNNNNNNNNNNNNNNNNNNNNNNNNNNNNNNNNNNNNNNNNNNNNNNNNNNNNNNNNNNNNNNNNNNNNNNNNNNNNNNNNNNNNNNNNNNNNNNNNNNNNNNNNNNNNNNNNNNNNNNNNNNNNNNNNNNNNNNNNNNNNNNNNNNNNNNNNNNNNNNNNNNNNNNNNNNNNNNNNNNNNNNNNNNNNNNNNNNNNNNNNNNNNNNNNNNNNNNNNNNNNNNNNNNNNNNNNNNNNNNNNNNNNNNNNNNNNNNNNNNNNNNNNNNNNNNNNNNNNNNNNNNNNNNNNNNNNNNNNNNNNNNNNNNNNNNNNNNNNNNNNNNNNNNNNNNNNNNNNNNNNNNNNNNNNNNNNNNNNNNNNNNNNNNNNNNNNNNNNNNNNNNNNNNNNNNNNNNNNNNNNNNNNNNNNNNNNNNNNNNNNNNNNNNNNNNNNNNNNNNNNNNNNNNNNNNNNNNNNNNNNNNNNNNNNNNNNNNNNNNNNNNNNNNNNNNNNNNNNNNNNNNNNNNNNNNNNNNNNNNNNNNNNNNNNNNNNNNNNNNNNNNNNNNNNNNNNNNNNNNNNNNNNNNNNNNNNNNNNNNNNNNNNNNNNNNNNNNNNNNNNNNNNNNNNNNNNNNNNNNNNNNNNNNNNNNNNNNNNNNNNNNNNNNNNNNNNNNNNNNNNNNNNNNNNNNNNNNNNNNNNNNNNNNNNNNNNNNNNNNNNNNNNNNNNNNNNNNNNNNNNNNNNNNNNNNNNNNNNNNNNNNNNNNNNNNNNNNNNNNNNNNNNNNNNNNNNNNNNNNNNNNNNNNNNNNNNNNNNNNNNNNNNNNNNNNNNNNNNNNNNNNNNNNNNNNNNNNNNNNNNNNNNNNNNNNNNNNNNNNNNNNNNNNNNNNNNNNNNNNNNNNNNNNNNNNNNNNNNNNNNNNNNNNNNNNNNNNNNNNNNNNNNNNNNNNNNNNNNNNNNNNNNNNNNNNNNNNNNNNNNNNNNNNNNNNNNNNNNNNNNNNNNNNNNNNNNNNNNNNNNNNNNNNNNNNNNNNNNNNNNNNNNNNNNNNNNNNNNNNNNNNNNNNNNNNNNNNNNNNNNNNNNNNNNNNNNNNNNNNNNNNNNNNNNNNNNNNNNNNNNNNNNNNNNNNNNNNNNNNNNNNNNNNNNNNNNNNNNNNNNNNNNNNNNNNNNNNNNNNNNNNNNNNNNNNNNNNNNNNNNNNNNNNNNNNNNNNNNNNNNNNNNNNNNNNNNNNNNNNNNNNNNNNNNNNNNNNNNNNNNNNNNNNNNNNNNNNNNNNNNNNNNNNNNNNNNNNNNNNNNNNNNNNNNNNNNNNNNNNNNNNNNNNNNNNNNNNNNNNNNNNNNNNNNNNNNNNNNNNNNNNNNNNNNNNNNNNNNNNNNNNNNNNNNNNNNNNNNNNNNNNNNNNNNNNNNNNNNNNNNNNNNNNNNNNNNNNNNNNNNNNNNNNNNNNNNNNNNNNNNNNNNNNNNNNNNNNNNNNNNNNNNNNNNNNNNNNNNNNNNNNNNNNNNNNNNNNNNNNNNNNNNNNNNNNNNNNNNNNNNNNNNNNNNNNNNNNNNNNNNNNNNNNNNNNNNNNNNNNNNNNNNNNNNNNNNNNNNNNNNNNNNNNNNNNNNNNNNNNNNNNNNNNNNNNNNNNNNNNNNNNNNNNNNNNNNNNNNNNNNNNNNNNNNNNNNNNNNNNNNNNNNNNNNNNNNNNNNNNNNNNNNNNNNNNNNNNNNNNNNNNNNNNNNNNNNNNNNNNNNNNNNNNNNNNNNNNNNNNNNNNNNNNNNNNNNNNNNNNNNNNNNNNNNNNNNNNNNNNNNNNNNNNNNNNNNNNNNNNNNNNNNNNNNNNNNNNNNNNNNNNNNNNNNNNNNNNNNNNNNNNNNNNNNNNNNNNNNNNNNNNNNNNNNNNNNNNNNNNNNNNNNNNNNNNNNNNNNNNNNNNNNNNNNNNNNNNNNNNNNNNNNNNNNNNNNNNNNNNNNNNNNNNNNNNNNNNNNNNNNNNNNNNNNNNNNNNNNNNNNNNNNNNNNNNNNNNNNNNNNNNNNNNNNNNNNNNNNNNNNNNNNNNNNNNNNNNNNNNNNNNNNNNNNNNNNNNNNNNNNNNNNNNNNNNNNNNNNNNNNNNNNNNNNNNNNNNNNNNNNNNNNNNNNNNNNNNNNNNNNNNNNNNNNNNNNNNNNNNNNNNNNNNNNNNNNNNNNNNNNNNNNNNNNNNNNNNNNNNNNNNNNNNNNNNNNNNNNNNNNNNNNNNNNNNNNNNNNNNNNNNNNNNNNNNNNNNNNNNNNNNNNNNNNNNNNNNNNNNNNNNNNNNNNNNNNNNNNNNNNNNNNNNNNNNNNNNNNNNNNNNNNNNNNNNNNNNNNNNNNNNNNNNNNNNNNNNNNNNNNNNNNNNNNNNNNNNNNNNNNNNNNNNNNNNNNNNNNNNNNNNNNNNNNNNNNNNNNN from the Mustela nigripes isolate SB6536 chromosome 12, MUSNIG.SB6536, whole genome shotgun sequence genome contains:
- the LOC132028111 gene encoding high mobility group protein HMG-I/HMG-Y-like translates to MSESSSKSSHPLASKQEKDCTEKRGRGRPRKQPPKEPSEVPTPKRPRGRPKGSKNKGAAKTRKTTTTPGRKPRGIPKKLEKEEEEGISQESSEEEQ